In Peromyscus leucopus breed LL Stock chromosome 9, UCI_PerLeu_2.1, whole genome shotgun sequence, the sequence GCGAAGGTTGACATCtacatttctgtttagtttccttcactgaattttttttttcctacttcagACCTGTATAGAGTGAGACTTTGAAACTAAACAGTATCTGAGAACTACATAACTTGGCTTTTAAACTCCTGGGGTTTGCATACATATCAGATTAGATGAAAATTGTAGTTTTCCCAGCAATATAAAGTGCTAAACATTATTTGCAGGAACACagctttgcttttatttgttgtaTAACTTTGGAAAAACTGCTTAAATGGGGACATATCTGTGTTATCTTTGTAAGGTGCTTTCAAAGCAAACGAAGATCCTATTTCTAAAAGAACAAACATGTAATCCTGAAACGTAGAAAAAACAAACGGAAAACtgttttgtcaaaatattttgaaaccaAGACTGAATCGTGGATATAATAGGCACTTGTAAAAACCTATAGCTATGTTCTTTGAGTATTTTTGAgtattagttttaaataaatgtatattaaatTGACAGATATTGACATTTAGTCACACAACTGGCTACATGTACTATTTATCTGTAATACAATGTTGTTCACCTAAAAGACCCAAGTCTTACTTTGCTAgtagattttatgtgtgtgtttctgggcaCAGAGGCAAGCCCTCCCTCTGTGTTACATCTCTATGTGTGGACCATTCAGTGCTAATTGTTGGTATTTCAACTCCTTGGTATTTTAAATAACATAGTAGTTTTATAAGTTTAAACTAGCCGAGTGTAGTGgcacataatttttttgtttgtttgtttgttttttttcgagacagggtttccctgtgtagctttgcacctttcctggaactcactttgtagaccaggctggcctcgaactcacagagatccacctgtctctgcctcccgagtgctgggattgaaggcgtgcgccaccaccgcccggcaatggcacatacttttaatcccagagcttgggaggcagaagcaggtggatctctttgagtttgagaccagtctggtctacacattgaattttaaaatagccAGAGGGACAtggtgacaccctgtctcaataaacagaTATCTTATGCTTGATTGACTTTACttgctttgtcttaaaaaaaaaaaaaaaaaaaagtggacactAAAGCCCTATGGCAAAATAGCTTTACTATTCAAAGATGAAGTCAGACAAGCCTAGAACTTTTCTTGACTGTCTACCATCTAACACTTTTTTATGTTTCCACAGACTCTTTTGAGCACATGAAGAAGTCTGGGGATTACTATGTTACAGTTGTGGAAGATGTGACCCTAGGACAAATTGTTGCTACAGCAACTCTGATCATAGAACATAAATTTATCCATTCATGTGCTAAGGTATGTGATCACATTAATGCCTACGAGTAAAGTGCACAGATGATTTCTAATGAAACCAACTTAGAAgattcattagaaaaaaatcgGTTTTCCCATAATTTTTCTTTGCTGGAATTCTTCAGCAGAAGACACTTTCCTCAAGTTTGTGTGagttaaaaatcaatgaaaatcagATAGATGAGCTAGTGAGATAACACAAGTTGTAAAGGTCCGTGCCAAGTCGAACCACCCAGgttcatccctgggacccacatggtggagagagaactATAACAAGGTGTagtctgacctccacagatgccCCAAGCcattcacacacatgctctctgaATGTAGGAAAAAAGGAGCATTTAGAAAAGTTCTCtggtcaggtgtggtggggcacacctctggtcccagcactcgggaggcagaggggggggggatatctctcagttcaaggccagcctggtctacagagtgagttccaggacagccccggctacacagagaaatcctgtcacccAAAAcccttgagagagagaggggggggggaggcaaagTGGGGGGGGAGAGTATCTAGGTTATGGATTTTGCTTTCTGCACTTGAAATTAGTAAAATGTAATTAAGCAACGTTGGACGTACTATGTTTATGACAAGATTTCATTATGGTGATTGGGATTGGAGATTTAAACAGTAGAACAGAGGTTGGAGATATAACTAAAAATGTGAGGCACACCTgactttcctgttttctccatGGTAAAGACTATAATTATAACTGGTATTGCTGGCTTAGTAGAAAACAGGCTGAACGCTCACCCTGTCCCACTGTGATCATTTGTAGAGGGGGAGAGTTGAAGATGTCGTTGTTAGTCACGAGTGCAGAGGGAAGCAGCTCGGCAAACTGTGAGTAGGCACCTGGGACGGCCTGTTTGGTCTCTTGGCAAGAAACTTATTTCATAAGGTTTTCCTGGTTGTTATTTCTGACCTTTGGTTTCTGAACTCATTCTCACTCTATATCTTAGACtgaatttaatgaaaaattatagTGCCATTAgtttttacccccccccccaagtttgAGAATCGAAAACATATTCCATTTATCAGAGTAGCAAGTAATGGAactgtgttctaccactgagttatgtcACTAGTCGCCCCCACTTGCAcacctttttgttttagagacaaggtttacctatgtagtcctggttgtcctagaaccactctgtagaccaggctgacctcgaactcagagatctgcctgcctctgctccccactgTGGGGGTTAACGTGGGTactaccacgcctggcttttttctctttttgagacaagggtatCATTAAGTTCAGCATGGCtatgaacttgtgatcctccttcctcagcctctggagtagtGGAGAATAGGCCTGGCTTATGGAAAGTAACCTCTTTGAACTTTTAATGACAAGATCTTTCtaaatgcacaaacacacacaacaggaaAAAACCTTAGTTAGCACCTTTGGTGTATTTAATATCTTACAGCagttagatctttttttttttcctgcctgcttctacctaAGTGCttatattaaaggtgtgcaacatcTTGGCCCACCTTAGATTACATATTTATGCAGGATTCTTATTCCTTGGGCTTTGCAAGATGGTTTCTGAATAATACGTCCACATATTATTCAGACTAATTAAGTTTATTTGACCCACATCTTCAAAAATCAGCTTTTAAGATGATTAATgaagcttggcatggtggcatacctttaatcccagcccataagaggcagaggcaggcatatctctgtgagttaacctggtctacatggccagttccaggccagccaaggctacatgagactgtttcAAGACTACAGCTATTACTTACTCATATATGTGAACATGGCAAGTGTTTACTTGGGTACATTTAGAACAAAGGCACCCCACCTGCAACCTTACAGTGTTCCATAAGGAATTGAGGACATTCTGCATGTTAGGCAAACCTGACCGATGAGCTCCATCCCCCGCCCCAGGCACAAACATATTTTGGGGTTTGTCTTTTGACATAAGCTCTGGTTTGCTATGGTAGAAGAGAGTCTTCAATTCCAGAccctcttgccttcacctcttAGGTGCTGTTACAGGTGTAACACCACAGCCAGTTAGAGTCCTTACATAAAAACAATTCGGGCCATTGTTCTCGCAATTTGATAGtctttagtatttaaaaaatgtgttgttatttatttatttatttggctgtGTTCAGGTTCTGCAATCCCAGTACGGAGGATTGAACCTAGAACTTCACACACATGCTTGGCCAGCACTCCTCACTGCTGCTTTATCAGCCCTTGGTATTTTTATACCCCAGTCTCTGAGTCTGTGCTTGTCTTACACATGCTGTGCAGTTAGTTCAGCTGGTCTTGCTTgagctcacagcaatcctcctgcgtCAGCCTCTCAGATggtggaattacaagtgtgccaCTCACTATACCTATGCTCATgtgtgaacttttaaaaattgttttacttGAGTGGGTATTTCACCTGCAAGTGCATCACTTGCGTTCCCGGTACCTCAGAAGGCAGACGGCAGCATTAGATGCCCTGAGACAGGAGTTACAaacggttgtgagctaccatgtgtgctgggaaccaaagcaggAGTCAGatccaagagcagccagtgtgcttagtTTAATGCCAAGCCAGCTCTCTAGTCCtgcatgtgaattttttttaaattttatacatacaggtgttttgcctgcatgtatgtctgtgtaccacttgtaaGTCTGGTACCTATGTAGGCCAGGAAGCCAGATCACCTGGAAATGGAGATACAGTTAGAAGCTATATatgtactaggaattgaacccatcTTCTGgaaaatcatctctccagcccctcacacacaaaaatgttcagaggctggtgagatgggcgAGAGAGTGACCACACTTGCAGTGATTCCTAGAGCCCATCTAAAGGAGAGCTGCAAAACGGCCCCCCACCATGCTGCACTGGAGCCCTCCTCCCATAGAGGTGTAGGCTGTTAGTTAATAGGCTGGGACTGTGTCTGAAACAAGATAGAAATGCTTCAGTAATTTAAATGCTTATCAACTTCATCATTTGATACTTAAAGGAGTACTtaataaatagttttatttgtatatatcacTAATCTGTAGCATCATCAAGGCCCATTTTGGTTCAACTGTGTCCCACACTTCCCTTTTCAAAATTTCAGGTTATTATCAACTCTCACTTTGCTAAGCAAGAAGCTGAACTGTTACAAGATCACCCTTGAATGTCTACCACAAAACGTCGGCTTCTACAAAAAGTTTGGCTATACAGTATCTGAAGAAAAGTACATGTGTCTGAGGAACCAGAAGTAAAGACGATCATCAAGATGATGACCCAAGGCTTTCctgttcatttttgttgctgCAGCCAGTGAGCTCCATACCCGCTAGACTGGAAAACCACTGTAGTGTGCAATGTAGTAGTGACAAGAGCATGCCTGTGGCTGCTTGGACTTGCTCTGAGTTAAGAGTACAAATGATCACAAAGGGGATGATTTTTAACCAAAGGAATATATTTTCAACTTGAATCTTTTCTTGCATTGTATTTTTCTAAAGTTTATCTTCATTTCCTGGTCATCAAGAGTGTGGGTAGTAAAGAGTTATGTCTGCTCTGTGctgctcatttttaaatatatgtatatatattgaataAGGCTGTTTCTtatcacataaaattatttttgtctcataCATCTAACCAGACTTAAGGGTGCACCGTTTCTCATATTACAGGGAGTCAGATACATCTGTTGTTACAACCAGATACATATCTGCACATGTAAACATGGTGGAACCCAATATCGCACACAACTGGGACAGTCTtttaaagaaacaagagaaatgaaaactgtgACAAGGTACAACAGTTTAAGTAACTGTTTTACTAACTGTAGAGTTCTGTGCAGACACTGCCTACCCACCTGTCTCACCTGTCACATGATGTTAGAATCATCCAAGGGCAGACCTTGAGAACCGAGGTTCTTTTCTTCAGGGAGTGAGCAGCTCTCCATGGGGTACTTTACCCTGGTTTATCATGGCCATCTGAAGCCTCTGAGTCACAAAATATGTATGGTACTGCCTTTGTTACATCCTTTAAATAACAGTAGCTTTTCTATTTAATGTGATTATAATGGTACTGTTATTCTGATCAAtgtcctgttttatttattttaatgattttttaaagaagaagtaGATACTTTATTAACAATGGTTCTAATCTTTTGCATTCCATGTTATTACATTAAACTTGTTTATATGAATAGTTTCTCATGTTAGAATCttgtcttgtgttttcttgtttgttgagacagggtaaTCTGTAACCCAGGCTCACCACGTAATAGAAGATAGAACCTTGAACTCCCAAGCACGTTCCAAGAGCTagtattacaggcatgcaccaccatgatcGGCTTGAGTCGCtgaggttaatttaagatagggCTCATAACAGCCTAGttaatttttagtattttggGGGTTACTTCAATTGGATTTGGATTTCCCTCTAATCACTAGGTTGATTTTCCAAAATAGAAATACTTTGGCTGCAGACTTTATCTCTGACAGTAAGTTCAGTGAACTAAGTGACCTGTCACTAATGAAAATAACAGTTTTGTCTTCAGAAATCCTGTAACCTTGACAGGGCTTCATTAAGTTTTACCCATGTCAAATAAGCCTCCCCCAAAGTGAAAACTGAGTATCTTATTCTATCGCTTACCTTCAAACTCTGGGGTAAAACCATCTACTATGTTAGTATTTCAATAATCCCATGGAGTCTTTGAGATCTTCTCTTAAACCCCCTTTACAGAAACAGTTGTATTATGTCACCAACTGAAAACAGTTTCAATATTAAATGTTCACTCACCCTTCCTAATATGTGGGAGTAAAGCTGGGTTACTTTTACCCAGAAGGCAAAGAAGTTTTGAGGCATAAGGAGTTTGAATGAGCTTCTCAATCATCTGTTGAGGTACAATGGCACAACAGTTTTAATACAACCACCAGTcttcacaaaataattttaatactttGTGCCCAGGCTAGCAGCATCTTGCATCTGTGACATTCCTATACATACAGAAGCATTTCATCTGAGTACAAATGTTAAAAGCAGAGTAATGTAAGCCATTGCCTATACAGAGGTAAAGAGACACTGTATGTTATTTTTCTTGAATCATTTTTTGCTGCATAGTAAATTGCAATTACATGTCAGTATCATGTTACTGATTGAGAAAACACTTTGAACTGTGAGGTATGGCAGCTCCCTGTGAGAGAGCTTAACATGTAAACCTGAATattttgagtgattttttttttctttagctgcCATGAATGGGAAAGACAAAGAATATCCAGCACTCAAGACTCTAGaaacttattttcttaattaaaaaaaaataaataaaatccttgtGTAAGTCTCAGCTATTTCCTATCATTTCCTTATTGGAGTGGTGTTGAATGGACAAAGATAATGTAAATACTGAAGTGAAGCTATGCTTTAGACTCATGGATtaaaccagtttaaaaaaaaatccgtCAGGTAACTGCTCATTTACTTTACATCAAATTGAGATCCTAATATATACATCTCAACTTCATAATTCAAGATTGCACTTAAAAACTTCTAATTAGTTTGAATTACCATAGTAATTAAACAATTAGGAACCTTATGTTTTCTTACAAAGGACATGCTTAGCATTTTCTGACATTACTTCTAGACTCAGATTAAGCACAACCCCATACCCCTGCAAATGAATATTCTGCTCTGCTAGTGGTTGAAAGTTCATAGCAAAGCTATCACACTTGAACATTCCTACTACAGTTGGTACAAGTCAACATCTACTAGACAAGAAATTAGCAGGAACCAGTCAAACTAAGAGAagacccacccccactccaaagTTTCCAGTATCTATCTCAAAACTTTCAAAATGAGGATAATGAAGTTCCCTATGTTTTgataaaaatgtacttttaattCTGAACCCAGACTACATATTTAGTGTTGAAACTGGGTCGACATTCATTATTCAGTTCTAGAGACTAAGACATGATTGGTTAAGTTTATCATAGTTGGCTGTTATAAAACATCACTGGAAACGGAACCTAAGACAGCTACTTAGTAAACACagtggaagaaaacaagaaacttgCAGGCTTCTTAGGAAAGAAGGAACCTCACTGTTCACATCAACTGTGCTCAACACGATGGCAGTCTCGAGTGTGTGAGACTATCTCCAGTATATCGTGCTGGATAGGCACTTCACGTGAGAACATAAAAATGACTGgttagaaaaatggaaaattaccAGCTACAAATTACCAGCTACAATAGCCTACTCTGTATTTTTGGCCAGACTCCTAAAGAGGagcatatatttttatgaaaattaagaatatttCAAATGTCTCATCTTGAAAGTCATTTTATATGGAGATTACTAAGCACAATTTCTGTTCAATGAGTCATAGATTATGAGTTGACTGCAAGAGAGATCTTTTGTTGACCTGTCCATTGATGGTGTGTACATAGGAAGTTTTGAACACCGAATGTAATCCTGACTCTACTAGCCCAGCACACCAGTGACACAACAGAATAGTGGATCCCAATGCTGGTTTTAGGGGAGAAAGGTAGGAGATGGGATGCAAACTCCAAAGAGGAAGTAACTCTAGTTAACAGTAACTCTGGTTTATAGTCAGGCTCCCACTGTGCAGGACTGAGCCTTCTCTGTACTGTTACAGTAACTAACTAAGTCTGACAGGCTGCCTGCACAGTGCCTCATGGTACCCTGGAAATGGACAGCTCTCATTCCCAACAAGAAAGCACCTCGAGAGAGGACTGAGAAATGTCAACTATAAAGGAGCTGTGTTTGTGCTACCCTAAAGTCATCAGATACAAAAGGTTAAAAACACTTCTCTCTTCTGCACATCACACTTAAAATAGCAAAATGGGTTTTGTAGAACAACTTTTATACATATAGATAAAAACATGGAAAACTAAAGAGCCATAAAGTTACTTTGCTAATGCAAATTATGGGGTAAGTTTGAACAAATGTAAGAACAAGTCAAAACAGTAATTTACAATACCCTGAAGCCGTCCACAAACTGCTTTCTCCAATGAATCTTCTAGGCAAAGCTGTCAGCTGAACAGCCTCACAGAAGCAAGACAACGTGAAACGAAGAAGTAAATGTCTTCTTCCAAATCACTGACTTTCTTCAAGCTTCACAGATTCAGTTTAATGTATGGTTTAAAAACAGATTACAGAAAATGTTAATAGCTTTTCACTGCTCTAGATACTAATTTAGAGGTCATGAAGATTTAATTGTTGATTCAAGGCACTTTTCTTTTGGGGGTTTCATATTGAAGAAACAGTGCTACATTGGTTTGGTTTCTTAAGAGTCTACTTTGAACCATTTTGGACAAAGGTAAAAAGGGCTGGGCAACTCTGAAAAGACCGAGTCAACATCTGgcttaaacaaacaacaaaaagaaaacaatggagaTGGAAATAGAACACTACCCTTATATTTGAGTATCTGGTTTTGGAAAGTAAGACCTCTTTCTTTGATCattacaacttttttttcttgtttagaaTAAGGAAGGCAATTGGAAAGGAAGTATTCACTGGATTAGTAAAGTAGTTGGTGAAagtcatgatttaaaaataaagggctaagaaatttgaaaaaaatggtAATTAAGTTActgaattatattaaaaaatgtgaAAGTTCTACATTTTGTTAATGTTTCTGTAAGAGGCTCCATCAGAAAAGTGAACTGTAAAATTActttacatgtaatatatataacaCAAAATGAGTTTTTAGGAAACATTAGGAAATTTGTTATAAATTATCCAAAATTTATAAACAAGTCCCCCTAACTTGCAGTTTGCTTAAAGTAATAACTTTATATCATACAAATAAATTTCAAGTATGAAAAGTGCATTATTGCAATAATACCTCTTTGCAAGTTCAAAATTCTTGGTTTACAATAAAACCGtaaagtggtttttttgtttcgttttgtttgtgttgtttgtaAAGTACACCCATCACCCATCAGCGCCATCTACTGTAGAAGTCCAACATCTTAAGTGTTGCTCAACAAGTTGCAGAGAAACATGTCTGGAAGCAACATATAATTGAAAAGAAACTGTCTGTGTTTTTACCACTTTACAATTATCACTAGGATTCTCTCCTGTCCAAATGGAAATTCACATCCGTGGAACAGTCCTCAGAGCTCAGCCATTCTGTGCTGCTGCCACTTGCATGTTTCCAAAGTCATCGTCTTCTTCATGTGTTCTCTTCAGACTACCTAATGGTTGCCGAGTgatataaaataaagggaaaacttACGTGAGCTCATGTTAAGACTACAGGCAGCAAAAATCTGTTCTTTCACTATGTGATATGTACAAGTGTTACAAAAATTTCATGCTTGAATTTAGGGCAAACTTTAGTCAGTTCTTTATTGTGCATCATGAAGTAAAGTTACATTGGCAACTTAATGTCTTAG encodes:
- the Gnpnat1 gene encoding glucosamine 6-phosphate N-acetyltransferase isoform X1 gives rise to the protein MKPDETPMFDPSLLKEVDWSQNTATFSPAISPMNPGEGLVLRPLCTGDLNKGFFKLLGQLTETGIVSPEQFMNSFEHMKKSGDYYVTVVEDVTLGQIVATATLIIEHKFIHSCAKRGRVEDVVVSHECRGKQLGKLLLSTLTLLSKKLNCYKITLECLPQNVGFYKKFGYTVSEEKYMCLRNQK
- the Gnpnat1 gene encoding glucosamine 6-phosphate N-acetyltransferase isoform X2, encoding MKPDETPMFDPSLLKEVDWSQNTATFSPAISPMNPGEGLVLRPLCTGDLNKDSFEHMKKSGDYYVTVVEDVTLGQIVATATLIIEHKFIHSCAKRGRVEDVVVSHECRGKQLGKLLLSTLTLLSKKLNCYKITLECLPQNVGFYKKFGYTVSEEKYMCLRNQK